In Sandaracinaceae bacterium, the following are encoded in one genomic region:
- a CDS encoding cupin domain-containing protein: MSHPNVVHLESIAPTTTEEGPHRFTRRQLGAPAGSVQLGCSHVTLPPGARSWPRHWHEVNEEAIYVLSGEGVLLLGEARVAVKAGDYAALPVGEAHAHQMRNESDVPLEYLCFSTMIPFEIAGYADSGKLAIFAGAAPGGDKSQRRLSRVIRPTDVDYWDGEGEG; encoded by the coding sequence ATGAGTCACCCCAACGTCGTCCACCTCGAGTCCATCGCGCCCACCACGACCGAAGAGGGGCCCCACCGCTTCACGCGGCGTCAGCTCGGCGCGCCGGCCGGGAGCGTCCAGCTCGGTTGCAGTCATGTGACCTTGCCGCCCGGCGCGCGGAGCTGGCCGCGTCACTGGCACGAGGTCAACGAGGAGGCCATCTACGTCCTGTCCGGCGAGGGCGTCCTCCTGCTGGGCGAGGCGCGCGTCGCCGTGAAGGCGGGCGATTACGCGGCGCTCCCGGTGGGCGAAGCGCACGCGCACCAGATGCGCAACGAGAGCGACGTCCCCCTCGAGTATCTCTGCTTCTCCACCATGATCCCCTTCGAGATCGCCGGCTACGCCGACAGCGGCAAGCTCGCGATCTTCGCCGGCGCCGCGCCCGGCGGCGACAAGTCCCAGCGCCGCCTCAGCCGGGTGATCCGCCCGACCGACGTCGACTACTGGGACGGGGAAGGAGAAGGTTGA
- a CDS encoding citrate/2-methylcitrate synthase, translated as MPKATARIDNQSVGGLVPSEEACRRLGVKRATLYSYVSRGLVRCVDTGGRRRLYAADDVDRLAAKSAARRGHAAVAVGALRWGDPVLDSAITSVEDGLRYRGQEVRALLADGVPFEQTAELLWEASPGEWPELEGPVAPPGPPLWRMIGALPGLALADTPRHGGTAEVEHQRARRLVSSLAAAASGASVSGSIAASVAHGLADESHTERVNAALVACADHELNVSTFAARVAASSGADLYACVGAALYAFSGPKHGAASSRLDAFVRECMTAGVDAAIADRLARGDTLPGFHHPLYPDGDPRAAPLLARAMEGDASPERDVALSLAERVPAQTGALPNLDLALYALARSMGGGPELASALFGVGRTAGWIAHALEQRQSEVLLRPRARYVGR; from the coding sequence ATGCCGAAGGCAACAGCTCGAATCGACAATCAATCTGTTGGGGGGCTCGTGCCCTCCGAGGAGGCTTGTCGCAGGCTCGGCGTGAAGCGGGCCACGCTCTACTCCTACGTCAGCCGAGGCCTGGTGCGGTGCGTGGACACGGGTGGCCGGCGGCGCCTCTACGCGGCCGACGACGTGGACCGGCTGGCAGCGAAGAGCGCCGCGCGGAGAGGCCACGCGGCGGTCGCGGTCGGCGCCCTGCGGTGGGGGGACCCGGTGCTCGACTCGGCCATCACCTCGGTCGAAGACGGCTTGCGATACCGCGGCCAGGAGGTCCGCGCGCTCCTGGCCGACGGGGTGCCCTTCGAGCAGACGGCCGAGCTCCTCTGGGAGGCCTCGCCCGGGGAGTGGCCGGAGCTCGAGGGACCGGTCGCGCCTCCGGGGCCGCCGCTGTGGCGCATGATCGGCGCCCTGCCCGGGCTCGCCCTCGCGGACACGCCGCGGCACGGGGGCACGGCCGAGGTGGAGCACCAGCGCGCGCGTCGGCTCGTCTCTTCGCTCGCGGCCGCGGCGAGCGGCGCCTCGGTGAGCGGCTCCATCGCCGCGTCGGTGGCGCACGGGCTCGCCGATGAATCGCACACGGAGCGCGTGAACGCGGCGCTGGTGGCCTGCGCCGATCACGAGCTGAACGTCTCGACCTTCGCCGCGCGCGTCGCCGCGTCGAGCGGCGCCGATCTCTACGCGTGCGTCGGCGCCGCGCTCTACGCGTTCAGCGGACCCAAACACGGCGCGGCGTCCTCGCGGCTCGACGCCTTCGTGCGGGAGTGCATGACGGCGGGCGTCGACGCGGCGATCGCGGACCGGCTCGCGCGCGGCGACACGCTCCCCGGCTTTCACCACCCTCTCTATCCCGACGGGGATCCGCGCGCGGCGCCGCTGCTCGCCCGCGCCATGGAGGGCGACGCGAGCCCGGAGCGGGACGTCGCGTTGTCGCTGGCCGAGCGCGTCCCGGCGCAGACGGGCGCCCTGCCCAACCTGGACCTGGCGCTCTACGCGCTGGCCCGTTCGATGGGCGGCGGCCCGGAGCTCGCCAGCGCGCTCTTCGGCGTCGGTCGGACCGCGGGCTGGATCGCACACGCGCTCGAGCAACGCCAGAGCGAGGTCCTGCTGCGTCCGCGCGCTCGCTACGTGGGCCGGTGA
- a CDS encoding class I SAM-dependent methyltransferase — MYGSVRWSRTARDYARFRAGFPPAFYARIERWLGPRVLDVGTGTGTLARALASRGHAVTAIDVAGGQLAEAARLANEADLAIDFRCAPAEATGLDADAFDAVLAGQCWHWLDRSRAAREMRRVLRPGGRIVIAHLDWIERPGNVPRDSMALVDTHREVALTHLDALQLAGLYGPWLEDLHHAGFARPESFSFDVDIPYTAEAWRGRMRASAHVGATLDAEGVARFDAALREVLRPHGESFTVPHRVFVATAEEPS, encoded by the coding sequence ATGTATGGTTCCGTTCGCTGGTCGCGCACCGCCCGCGACTACGCACGCTTCCGCGCGGGGTTCCCGCCGGCGTTCTACGCCCGCATCGAGCGCTGGCTCGGCCCCCGCGTGCTCGACGTCGGGACGGGCACGGGGACCCTCGCCCGCGCCCTCGCTTCGCGGGGCCACGCCGTCACCGCGATCGACGTCGCGGGCGGTCAGCTCGCCGAGGCCGCTCGGCTCGCGAACGAAGCGGACCTCGCGATCGACTTCCGGTGTGCGCCCGCGGAGGCGACCGGGCTCGACGCCGACGCCTTCGACGCGGTGCTCGCCGGCCAGTGCTGGCACTGGCTCGACCGGTCGCGCGCCGCGCGAGAGATGCGCCGGGTCCTGAGGCCGGGCGGCCGGATCGTCATCGCGCACCTCGACTGGATCGAGCGCCCCGGCAACGTCCCGCGCGACTCGATGGCGCTGGTGGACACGCACCGCGAGGTGGCGCTCACGCACCTGGACGCCCTGCAGCTCGCGGGGCTCTACGGGCCCTGGCTCGAGGACCTGCACCACGCGGGCTTCGCGCGGCCCGAGAGCTTCAGCTTCGACGTCGACATCCCCTACACCGCCGAGGCGTGGCGCGGCCGGATGCGCGCGAGCGCCCACGTCGGCGCCACTCTCGATGCCGAGGGCGTCGCTCGCTTCGACGCCGCGCTGCGCGAGGTCCTTCGCCCGCACGGCGAGTCCTTCACCGTCCCCCACCGCGTCTTCGTCGCCACCGCAGAGGAGCCGTCATGA